In the Nitrospirota bacterium genome, one interval contains:
- a CDS encoding universal stress protein, translating into DHRKADLIVAGAKGLGAVARFLLGSVSTKLVQHSACSVLVVR; encoded by the coding sequence CCGACCACCGGAAGGCGGACCTGATCGTGGCCGGGGCCAAGGGCCTGGGCGCGGTCGCGCGCTTCCTGCTCGGCAGCGTCTCGACCAAGCTCGTCCAGCACAGCGCCTGCTCGGTGCTGGTGGTGCGATAG